GAGTTCTGACCGGCAAGGGGTTGCTGTGGGGTGGTTCACTGGTACGCAAGGAAGCCACGGGTTACGGCTGTGTCTACTTCGCCCAGAACATGTTGCAGGCCCATGCCGACTCGCTGGCGGGCAAAACCTGTCTGGTGTCCGGTGCCGGCAACGTGGCGATCTACACCATCGAGAAACTGTATCACCTTGGCGCCCGTCCGGTTACATGTTCTGACTCTACCGGTACGCTGTATGACTGTCACGGTATCAATCTGGATACCCTCAAACAGATCAAGGAAGAGCGTCGTGGCTCGCTGGCCGAATATCTGGAAGAACATCCGAAAGCGGAGTTTACCCCGGTTGAGGCCTACCCTGAAAATGGCCATGCCGTATGGCGCTATACGGCCGATGCTGCCTTCCCATGTGCAACTCAGAACGAGTTGACCGAAGCGGATGCGCGCGCACTCATCGGTAATGGCGTGCGCTGCATTAGTGAAGGTGCCAACATGCCTTCAACGCCTGAGGCGGTGGAAGTGTTTATCGCCGAGCGTATTCACTATGGCCCGGGTAAGGCGGCCAACGCAGGCGGCGTTGCTACCAGCCAGTTGGAAATGGCACAGAATGCCAGCATGCAACAGTGGACCTTCGAGCAGGTCGATGAACGCCTGCAACAGATCATGGCTGGTATCTACCAGCGCTGCAGTGAAACGGCCAAGGCATTTGACCAGCCACATAATTTGGTACTGGGTGCCAATATTGCCGGTTTCCGCCGGGTGGCGGATGCCATGCTGGAGCAGGGTGTGGTTTAATCACCTGAACCGGTTTTGCCATCATAGCCCGGGCCCTGTGCCCGGGCTTTTGCTTATTGGAGTCTAAGGATGCGGTCTCTGGCCCCTGAATTTGTTGTGATGCTGGCAGGTATCACGGCTGCCCTTCATATCGGAAAACTGCCACCAGCCATTCCGGTGCTGCAGGATGCTCTTGGTGTCACGTTGGTTGAGGCCGGATTCCTGCTGTCTTTGGTACAGCTGGCCGGCATGCTGGCAGGGGCCTTGATCGGGCTGCTGGCGGACAGTGCCGGCTTGCGCCGCAGTGTACTGCTGGGGCTGGGTATTCTGATGCTCGCCAGCCTGCTCGGCAGCCAGGCACAGAGTGCGGCCATGCTGCTGTTGCTGAGGGGTATTGAGGGTTTCGGTTTTCTGCTGGTGACGCTATCCGGTCCGGGGCTGATTCGGCACCTGGTGGTGGCAGAGAAGTTGAGCCTGCGGCTTGGCTGGTGGGGGTGCTATATGGGGCTGGGCACCGGCACGGCCTTGTTGGCTGGGCCGTGGGTAATGGCACAGGTGGGCTGGCAAGGCTGGTGGATATTGATGGCACTGTTGTCGCTGCTGATGCTGTTCTGGGTCTGGCGTGCCGTGCCACCGGATCAGCAACTGCATACGCGCCAGGAGGGGCCGGTAGGTGGTGCGTTGGGACGTGTGCTGGGGCGGCTGAAACTGACCCTGAGTCATCCGGGCCCCTGGCTGGTGGCGATGATTTTCGCCACCTATTCCGGTCAGTGGCTTTCAGTCATCGGCTTTCTGCCCTCAATCTATTCCGAGGCGGGCATCAGTGCCGGGCTGGTGGGCCCGCTGACGGCTCTGGCGGCGGTGGTCAACATTATTGGTAATGTCCTGTCGGGGCGTTTGCTGCATGTGGGGGTAGGGGCAAGGCAGTTGCTTTATGGCGGTTTTGCTGTAATGGCAATGACCACGTGGTTTGCTTTCTCGGCTCTGACAGCTGACTTCCCTTGGCTGCGTTACCTTGCTGTACTGCTGTTTTCGGCCATCGGCGGCATGGTACCGGGAGCGTTGTTCTCGCTGGCGGTAAGGTTGGCACCGGACAGTTCGGTGGTGTCGACCTGTGTTGGCTGGATGTTGCAGTGGTCGGCTTTTGGTCAGTTTGTGGCGCCGCCAGCCATCGCCTGGCTGGCAGCTCAGGCTGGTGGCTGGCACTGGACCTGGATGGCAACCGGTGCGATGTCACTGCTTGGTGTCGTGCTGGTGACCAGGGTCAGCCGTCTGCCGGGGTTCGCTGCTGCTCACTGAGGATGCTGTTTACCAGGCAGAGCGGTGCAGGATCAATATCGCCCGGCTTGGCGCCAGCCTGCTGCATGGCCCACTCGACTCGTGCCTCGGGGGTCAGGTGAGGACGACGCAGTGCCTCAACCGCCTGCAGGCGTGGCAGCAGGCCCTTGCCATTGGCAATCTGGATGGCTAGCCCGGGGCGGGCATTCAACTCCAGCAGCAGCGGGCCACGCAATGCGTCGACGACCAGGTCCACCCCCATGTAGCCAAGCCCGGTGGCTTCATAACAGCTGCTGGCCATGTTCAGCAGGTACTGCCAGCTTTCGATCTCGATGCTGTTGAGTTCAAGGCCGGTATCGGGATGCAGCGTCAATGGACGGTCGAACTGCACGGCGTTGCGGGCGCGGCCGTTGGCAAGATCCAGCCCGACACCCACTGCACCCTGATGCAGGTTGGCCTTGCCATCTGAAGCACGCGTTGCCAGCCGCAGCATCGCCATTACGGGATAGCCCTGGAACACGATGATGCGAATGTCCGGTACACCTTGAAAAGAGTGGCGTGCAAGGCCTGGTTCGGAGCGTACCAAAGCCTCAACGATGGCTACATCGGGGGCGCCGCCCAGTGAGTAGAGCCCCGCCAGAATATTGGACAGGTGGCGCTCGATTTCCTGCAGCGAAATTTCCATCCCGGATGCTTTGATAAAGCGCTCACCCTCATGCGAGCCGATCACCAGAATGCCCTTGCCGCCGGAGCCCTTG
This DNA window, taken from Marinobacterium iners, encodes the following:
- the gdhA gene encoding NADP-specific glutamate dehydrogenase; the protein is MSYIHNTITQLMASSPAQAEFYQAVEEVLESLEPLLESEARYRDSGIIERMVEPERQIMFRIPWVDDKGKVQVNKGYRIEFNSALGPYKGGLRFHPSVNAGIIKFLGFEQIFKNALTGLAIGGGKGGANFNPKGRSDQEIMRFCQSFMNELYRHIGPTTDVPAGDIGVGAREIGYLFGQYKRLTGRYEGVLTGKGLLWGGSLVRKEATGYGCVYFAQNMLQAHADSLAGKTCLVSGAGNVAIYTIEKLYHLGARPVTCSDSTGTLYDCHGINLDTLKQIKEERRGSLAEYLEEHPKAEFTPVEAYPENGHAVWRYTADAAFPCATQNELTEADARALIGNGVRCISEGANMPSTPEAVEVFIAERIHYGPGKAANAGGVATSQLEMAQNASMQQWTFEQVDERLQQIMAGIYQRCSETAKAFDQPHNLVLGANIAGFRRVADAMLEQGVV
- a CDS encoding CynX/NimT family MFS transporter translates to MRSLAPEFVVMLAGITAALHIGKLPPAIPVLQDALGVTLVEAGFLLSLVQLAGMLAGALIGLLADSAGLRRSVLLGLGILMLASLLGSQAQSAAMLLLLRGIEGFGFLLVTLSGPGLIRHLVVAEKLSLRLGWWGCYMGLGTGTALLAGPWVMAQVGWQGWWILMALLSLLMLFWVWRAVPPDQQLHTRQEGPVGGALGRVLGRLKLTLSHPGPWLVAMIFATYSGQWLSVIGFLPSIYSEAGISAGLVGPLTALAAVVNIIGNVLSGRLLHVGVGARQLLYGGFAVMAMTTWFAFSALTADFPWLRYLAVLLFSAIGGMVPGALFSLAVRLAPDSSVVSTCVGWMLQWSAFGQFVAPPAIAWLAAQAGGWHWTWMATGAMSLLGVVLVTRVSRLPGFAAAH
- a CDS encoding alpha-L-glutamate ligase-like protein, encoding MGWWGDWISPRRMNRLGILNMNKRNIDYIARYNDRSAYPLVDNKLLTKQTVAEYGVATPALLQVVREQHEIGHFMERVKGFDGFAIKPAKGSGGKGILVIGSHEGERFIKASGMEISLQEIERHLSNILAGLYSLGGAPDVAIVEALVRSEPGLARHSFQGVPDIRIIVFQGYPVMAMLRLATRASDGKANLHQGAVGVGLDLANGRARNAVQFDRPLTLHPDTGLELNSIEIESWQYLLNMASSCYEATGLGYMGVDLVVDALRGPLLLELNARPGLAIQIANGKGLLPRLQAVEALRRPHLTPEARVEWAMQQAGAKPGDIDPAPLCLVNSILSEQQRTPADG